In Primulina eburnea isolate SZY01 chromosome 3, ASM2296580v1, whole genome shotgun sequence, one DNA window encodes the following:
- the LOC140826341 gene encoding transcription factor MYB17-like, producing the protein MGRQPCCDKVGLKKGPWTGEEDQKLISFILTNGQCCWRAVPKLAGLLRCGKSCRLRWTNYLRPDLKRGLLSEYEEKMVIDLHAKLGNRWSKIASHLPGRTDNEIKNHWNTHIKKKLKKMGIDPLTHQPLPPPAAAQPTSQEPHPPDHRKMDETPPHEAAIEKTTLPSGVEDNSLQGFINSTDFCTDEIPVVQPHEIIVPCEENLHSTPMSSSSSSSSSLAEQLLFSDYYSEILMNDSIWEDEYRSLELFVDNDSYLLNY; encoded by the exons ATGGGAAGGCAACCGTGCTGCGATAAAGTAGGATTAAAGAAAGGGCCATGGACTGGTGAAGAAGACCAAAAATTGATCAGTTTCATACTCACCAATGGCCAGTGCTGCTGGAGGGCTGTCCCAAAACTCGCAG GATTGCTGCGGTGTGGGAAGAGTTGCAGATTGAGATGGACGAATTATCTTAGGCCCGACTTGAAAAGGGGGCTTCTTTCAGAATATGAAGAGAAGATGGTTATCGATCTTCATGCCAAGCTTGGAAACAG ATGGTCCAAGATTGCATCTCATCTCCCCGGACGAACTGATAACGAAATAAAGAATCACTGGAACACCCATATCAAGAAAAAACTCAAGAAAATGGGAATAGACCCTCTTACCCACCAGCCCCTCCCACCGCCCGCCGCCGCACAACCAACGAGCCAAGAACCACATCCGCCAGATCATCGTAAAATGGACGAAACGCCGCCACACGAGGCGGCCATTGAAAAAACCACATTGCCGTCCGGCGTGGAAGACAACTCCTTGCAGGGATTCATCAATAGTACTGATTTCTGCACCGATGAAATCCCCGTGGTTCAACCTCACGAGATTATAGTCCCTTGCGAAGAAAACTTACACTCTACGCCGATGTCATCATCGTCTTCTTCTTCATCCAGCTTGGCAGAACAGCTTCTGTTTTCGGATTATTACAGTGAAATATTAATGAACGATAGCATATGGGAAGATGAGTACAGGAGTTTGGAATTGTTTGTTGATAACGATAGTTACTTGTTAAATTACTAG
- the LOC140826748 gene encoding uncharacterized protein produces MANTGASAWNLPVRSAIDDPLSPYFLHYSDNPGITLVSQPLTGDNFASWSRAMKIAISVKNKFGFIDGSIPKPAESESNLMNAWNRNNNIVISWLLNSVSKDISASILFAESAAEIWNDLKERFQQSNGPRIFQLRRELLNLRQDQDSVSVYFTKLKALWEELNHFRPTCTCGKCICGGTKNVEAYVQMDYTMTFLMGLNESFTHIRSQVLLHEPLPSISRVFALIVQEERQREIGGHQGTILPNQSMAFTLKADQSQAQLSTRKPQKYQKGRPFCTTCNIPGHTIDTCYKIHGYPPGYKTRFKGGSRNSVAPVNHVMGHTNVPETQDDPNVFQNINKGQMEQLMAMFIHQLSSTDTK; encoded by the coding sequence ATGGCGAACACAGGCGCATCAGCATGGAACTTGCCGGTGCGATCGGCAATTGATGATCCATTGAGCCCTTATTTTCTTCATTATTCTGATAATCCAGGAATTACGCTTGTTTCTCAACCACTCACAGGTGACAATTTTGCGTCATGGAGCCGAGCCATGAAGATTGCAATCTCAGTCAAGAATAAGTTTGGGTTTATTGATGGATCCATCCCCAAACCAGCAGAATCTGAATCAAATTTGATGAATGCTTGGAATCGTAACAACAACATCGTCATATCATGGCTATTGAATTCCGTTTCTAAAGATATTTCAGCTAGCATTTTGTTTGCGGAATCAGCTGCGGAAATTTGGAACGATCTCAAGGAACGATTCCAGCAGAGCAATGGCCCTAGAATCTTCCAACTTCGTCGCGAATTGCTCAACCTTAGACAAGATCAAGATTCGGTTAGTGTCTATTTCACCAAACTTAAGGCACTATGGGAAGAACTGAATCATTTTCGTCCCACCTGTACCTGTGGAAAATGCATATGTGGTGGAACCAAGAATGTTGAGGCATATGTTCAGATGGATTATACGATGACATTCCTTATGGGTCTCAATGAGTCTTTCACTCACATCAGAAGTCAAGTCTTACTTCATGAACCACTGCCATCAATAAGTCGAGTCTTTGCTCTAATTGTTCAAGAAGAACGCCAACGGGAAATCGGAGGACATCAAGGCACTATCCTCCCAAATCAAAGCATGGCATTTACACTCAAAGCTGATCAATCTCAGGCACAACTGAGTACTCGAAAACCACAAAAATATCAGAAAGGAAGACCATTCTGCACAACCTGTAATATTCCAGGACACACGATTGACACATGCTATAAGATACATGGTTACCCACCTGGATACAAAACTCGTTTTAAGGGTGGATCTAGAAACTCAGTTGCTCCTGTCAATCATGTGATGGGTCACACCAATGTTCCTGAAACACAAGATGACCCAAATGTTTTCCAGAATATCAACAAAGGCCAAATGGAGCAATTAATGGCCATGTTTATTCACCAACTCTCTTCAACAGACACAAAATGA